The Pseudomonas orientalis genome contains a region encoding:
- a CDS encoding amino acid deaminase, whose translation MSAFNAVEKGAAAIGAHLVRDVSLPALVLHREALEHNIRWMQDFVSNSGAQLAPHGKTSMMPALFQRQITAGAWGITLANAVQTRAAYAGGVRRVLMANQLVGAPNMALIADLLADKDFDFHCMVDHPDNVADLGLFFAARGLRLNVMIEYGVVGGRCGCRSEHEVRELAKAIKAQPALALTGIEGYEGVIHGEHAISGIRNFAASLLRLAVDLQDNGYFDLPKPIVTASGSAWYDLIAESFEQQNAAGRFLSVLRPGSYVAHDHGIYKQAQCCVLDRRSDLDEGLRPALEVWAHVQSLPEPGFAVIALGKRDVAYDAGLPVPLKRYKAGIVPAEGDDVSACQVTAVMDQHAFMTVAPGIELRIGDIISLGTSHPCLTFDKWQVGCLVDEQLRVIETLRTCF comes from the coding sequence ATGTCTGCCTTCAATGCCGTTGAAAAGGGCGCCGCCGCCATTGGCGCCCATCTGGTCCGCGACGTGAGCCTGCCGGCCCTGGTGCTGCACCGCGAAGCCCTGGAGCACAACATCCGCTGGATGCAGGACTTTGTCAGCAACAGCGGCGCGCAGTTGGCGCCCCACGGCAAGACCAGCATGATGCCCGCCTTGTTCCAGCGTCAGATCACTGCCGGAGCCTGGGGCATCACCCTGGCCAACGCCGTGCAGACCCGCGCCGCCTATGCCGGTGGCGTGCGCCGTGTGCTGATGGCCAATCAGTTGGTGGGCGCGCCGAACATGGCGTTGATTGCTGACCTGCTGGCCGACAAGGATTTCGACTTCCATTGCATGGTCGATCATCCGGACAACGTCGCGGACCTGGGCCTGTTCTTCGCCGCCCGCGGCCTGCGCCTGAACGTGATGATCGAGTACGGCGTGGTCGGTGGTCGATGCGGCTGCCGCAGCGAGCACGAAGTGCGCGAGCTAGCCAAGGCGATCAAGGCCCAGCCTGCGCTGGCCCTGACCGGTATCGAGGGCTACGAAGGCGTAATCCACGGCGAGCACGCCATCAGTGGCATCCGTAACTTCGCTGCGAGCCTGTTGCGCCTGGCGGTGGACCTGCAAGACAACGGCTACTTTGATTTGCCCAAGCCAATCGTCACCGCGTCGGGTTCGGCCTGGTATGACCTGATCGCCGAATCCTTCGAGCAACAGAATGCCGCCGGGCGCTTCCTCAGCGTACTGCGTCCCGGCAGCTACGTGGCCCACGACCATGGCATCTACAAGCAAGCGCAATGCTGTGTGCTGGACCGTCGCAGCGACCTCGACGAAGGCCTGCGCCCGGCGCTGGAAGTCTGGGCCCATGTGCAATCGTTGCCCGAACCCGGCTTTGCGGTGATTGCCCTGGGCAAGCGCGACGTGGCCTACGACGCCGGTCTGCCGGTGCCGCTCAAGCGCTACAAGGCCGGCATCGTGCCGGCCGAGGGCGATGATGTGAGCGCGTGCCAGGTGACCGCCGTGATGGACCAGCATGCGTTCATGACCGTGGCGCCGGGGATTGAACTGCGCATTGGCGACATCATTTCGTTGGGTACGTCCCATCCATGCCTGACCTTCGACAAGTGGCAGGTGGGTTGCCTGGTGGATGAGCAACTGCGGGTGATCGAGACCCTGCGTACCTGCTTCTAG
- a CDS encoding IclR family transcriptional regulator → MTEDTIKRRAKGLDRAFDILDFLKEVGQPLRPNDIASGIGSPKSTVYELVASLLERRILETVGKDGHVYLGRQLYFLGQAHLRHFDLTREADHALQEIVSQTHETAQMCLLNGRKYTVALMREGQRHFRISSDIGENAPIPWTASGRLLLGHLSDRQIIDLIDPDDFILPDGLRLPLETFLAQIRQATLDGFFSFDSVADTFTHCFAAPVRDSQGISIATLCIVAPRADASKNYHDYRRVLIDSANSLARRITE, encoded by the coding sequence ATGACCGAAGACACCATCAAGCGCCGCGCCAAGGGCCTGGACCGTGCGTTCGATATCCTCGATTTTCTCAAGGAAGTCGGCCAGCCGCTGCGCCCGAATGATATCGCCAGCGGCATCGGCAGCCCCAAGTCCACGGTCTATGAATTGGTCGCCTCACTGCTCGAACGGCGCATCCTGGAAACCGTGGGCAAGGACGGTCACGTCTACCTCGGACGCCAGCTGTATTTTCTCGGCCAGGCGCACCTGCGCCACTTCGACCTGACGCGCGAGGCCGACCACGCCTTGCAGGAAATCGTCAGCCAGACCCATGAAACCGCGCAGATGTGCCTGCTCAACGGGCGCAAGTACACCGTGGCGCTGATGCGCGAAGGCCAGCGGCATTTTCGAATTTCGTCGGATATCGGTGAAAACGCGCCGATCCCCTGGACCGCTTCCGGGCGCCTGTTGCTGGGGCATTTGAGCGACCGGCAGATCATCGACCTGATCGACCCCGACGATTTCATCCTGCCGGATGGCCTGCGCCTGCCCCTGGAGACCTTCCTGGCACAGATCCGCCAGGCCACCCTCGACGGGTTCTTCTCCTTCGACAGCGTGGCCGACACCTTTACCCACTGCTTTGCCGCCCCGGTGCGCGATTCTCAGGGCATCAGCATCGCGACGCTGTGCATCGTTGCCCCTCGGGCCGATGCGAGCAAAAACTACCACGATTATCGCCGGGTGCTGATCGACAGCGCCAACAGCCTGGCCCGGCGCATCACCGAATAG
- a CDS encoding acetoacetate--CoA ligase → MSDILWQPSPERIATTRMDQFRRFINARHDIQLSDYPALHQWSIDQRADFWQAIVAFFDVHFRSPPSATLIEGDEMPSAQWFPGSTLNFAEHLLRRRDDHPAVVAISEDGQREQLSYAELAAHVAGLQNSLRAAGVGLGDRVAACMPNTWQTLVGMLATTSLGAIWSCSSPDFGTQGVIDRFGQIEPKVLITCAGYRYAGKTLDQSAKLNEILARLPSLEQLIIVPYARPQAQVGDYLTQARVRLWDDVYQAGGEPGFVAVPFDHPLYILYSSGTTGVPKCIIHGTGGVLLTHLKEHGLHADLSREDCLFYYTTCGWMMWNWLVSVLAIGATAVLYDGSPFHPGPERLIDLIDAENITVFGTSPKFLVTLEKAGLQPRLSHQLSSLKGLISTGSPLSPQSYDYVYREIKGELCLSSMSGGTDIVSCFVIGNPVLPVRRGEMQCKSLGMAIEVWDDQGQPLLGEKGELVCTRHFPAMPIGLWNDPQQHKLRASYFSQFPGVWAQGDYAEQRPNGSLLIHGRSDAVLNPGGVRIGTAEIYRQVEKVPQVLESLAICQRWQDDVRVVLFVRLDHGVQLDEALEQQIRQVIRANTTPRHVPAKILAVTDIPRTISGKIVELAVRNVVHGEPVKNTDALANPQALEQFRDRPELAG, encoded by the coding sequence ATGTCCGACATCCTCTGGCAACCCTCCCCCGAACGCATCGCCACCACGCGCATGGACCAGTTCCGACGTTTCATCAATGCTCGCCACGACATACAGCTCAGCGACTACCCCGCCCTGCACCAATGGAGCATCGACCAGCGCGCGGACTTCTGGCAGGCCATCGTGGCGTTCTTTGACGTGCACTTTCGCAGCCCGCCCAGCGCCACGCTGATTGAAGGCGATGAAATGCCCAGCGCCCAATGGTTTCCCGGCTCGACGTTGAACTTTGCAGAGCACTTGCTGCGCCGTCGCGACGATCACCCTGCCGTGGTTGCCATCAGCGAAGACGGCCAGCGCGAACAACTGAGCTACGCCGAGCTGGCCGCCCACGTCGCCGGCCTGCAAAACAGCCTGCGCGCGGCCGGGGTCGGCCTCGGTGACCGGGTGGCCGCGTGCATGCCCAACACCTGGCAAACCCTGGTCGGCATGCTCGCCACCACCAGTCTCGGGGCGATCTGGTCGTGCTCCTCACCGGACTTCGGCACCCAAGGCGTCATCGACCGATTCGGTCAGATCGAACCCAAGGTGCTGATCACCTGCGCCGGTTATCGCTATGCCGGCAAGACCCTCGACCAGAGCGCCAAGCTCAATGAAATCCTCGCGCGGCTGCCGTCCCTGGAGCAACTGATCATCGTGCCCTACGCCCGCCCGCAGGCGCAGGTCGGCGACTACCTCACCCAGGCTCGGGTCAGGCTGTGGGACGACGTCTACCAGGCCGGCGGCGAGCCCGGGTTTGTCGCGGTGCCGTTCGATCATCCGCTGTATATCCTCTATTCCAGCGGTACTACCGGCGTGCCCAAGTGCATCATTCACGGCACTGGCGGCGTGTTGCTCACCCACCTCAAGGAACACGGCCTGCACGCCGACCTGTCCCGTGAGGACTGCCTGTTCTACTACACCACCTGCGGCTGGATGATGTGGAACTGGCTGGTGTCGGTGCTGGCGATTGGCGCTACGGCGGTGCTGTATGACGGCTCTCCGTTCCACCCCGGCCCCGAGCGCTTGATCGACCTGATCGATGCGGAAAACATCACTGTGTTCGGTACCAGCCCCAAGTTCCTCGTCACCCTGGAGAAAGCCGGGCTGCAGCCACGCCTGAGTCACCAGCTGAGCAGCCTCAAGGGCCTGATTTCCACCGGGTCGCCGTTGTCGCCCCAGAGCTACGACTATGTGTACCGCGAGATCAAGGGCGAGCTGTGCCTGTCGTCCATGTCCGGCGGCACCGATATCGTCTCCTGCTTCGTGATCGGCAACCCGGTGCTGCCGGTGCGTCGTGGCGAAATGCAGTGCAAGAGCCTGGGGATGGCCATTGAAGTGTGGGACGACCAGGGCCAGCCGCTGCTCGGCGAAAAAGGCGAACTGGTGTGTACCCGGCACTTTCCGGCCATGCCCATCGGGCTGTGGAACGATCCACAGCAGCACAAACTGCGCGCGTCGTATTTCAGCCAGTTCCCCGGCGTGTGGGCCCAGGGCGACTATGCCGAGCAACGTCCCAATGGCAGCCTGCTGATCCACGGTCGCTCCGACGCAGTGCTCAACCCTGGCGGCGTGCGCATCGGCACCGCCGAGATCTATCGCCAGGTGGAAAAAGTCCCCCAGGTACTGGAAAGCCTCGCCATCTGCCAGCGCTGGCAGGACGATGTGCGCGTGGTGCTGTTTGTGCGCCTTGACCACGGTGTGCAACTGGATGAGGCGCTGGAGCAGCAGATTCGCCAGGTGATCCGTGCCAATACCACGCCGCGCCATGTGCCGGCGAAGATCCTCGCGGTCACGGACATCCCCCGCACCATCAGCGGCAAGATCGTCGAACTGGCGGTGCGCAACGTCGTGCACGGTGAGCCGGTGAAAAACACCGATGCGCTGGCCAACCCCCAGGCGCTCGAGCAATTTCGCGACCGCCCTGAGCTGGCGGGATAG
- a CDS encoding sugar kinase has translation MTTQPRIALIGECMIELQQRADGSLHQSFGGDTLNTAVYLRRELGDIGSVDYVTALGDDSFSDSMCAQWQAEGIGLGMVQRLPGRLPGLYCIQTDANGERKFLYWRNEAAVRDCFTTPAAEPILAALPEYDLVYFSGITLAVLGEVGRARLLDTLVQTRRRGGKVVFDNNYRPRLWADVDAAREAYRKVLAEVDIALLTEDDERALFGYEDSEQVFAAYPAIAEVVLKRGADACLIRCAGERFAVPALKVEKVVDTTAAGDSFSAAYLAGRLKGGSPQAAALAGHRLASRVIQVPGALIPR, from the coding sequence ATGACCACTCAACCGCGCATCGCCCTTATCGGCGAATGCATGATCGAACTGCAACAGCGCGCCGATGGCAGCCTGCACCAGAGCTTCGGCGGCGATACCCTGAACACCGCCGTGTACCTGCGCCGCGAACTGGGCGATATCGGCAGCGTCGACTACGTCACCGCCCTGGGCGATGACAGCTTCAGCGACTCAATGTGCGCGCAGTGGCAAGCCGAGGGCATTGGCCTGGGCATGGTCCAGCGCCTGCCCGGACGCCTGCCGGGCTTGTATTGCATCCAGACCGATGCCAATGGCGAGCGCAAGTTTCTCTACTGGCGCAACGAAGCGGCCGTGCGCGATTGCTTTACCACGCCTGCGGCCGAGCCGATCCTGGCGGCGTTGCCGGAGTATGACCTGGTGTATTTCAGCGGCATCACCCTGGCGGTGCTGGGTGAGGTTGGGCGCGCACGCTTGCTGGACACCCTGGTACAAACCCGCCGCCGGGGCGGCAAGGTGGTGTTCGATAACAACTACCGGCCACGGCTATGGGCCGATGTGGACGCGGCGCGTGAGGCTTATCGCAAGGTGTTGGCCGAAGTGGATATCGCCTTGTTGACCGAGGATGACGAGCGCGCGCTGTTTGGCTATGAGGACAGCGAGCAGGTGTTTGCAGCCTATCCAGCGATTGCCGAGGTGGTGCTCAAGCGCGGGGCGGATGCGTGTTTGATTCGTTGCGCGGGGGAGCGTTTTGCCGTGCCGGCATTGAAGGTTGAGAAGGTGGTGGACACCACGGCGGCGGGGGATTCGTTCAGTGCGGCGTACCTGGCCGGGCGGCTCAAGGGTGGGTCGCCGCAAGCGGCGGCGTTGGCGGGGCATCGGCTGGCGAGTCGGGTGATTCAGGTGCCGGGGGCGCTGATACCGAGGTGA
- a CDS encoding PAS domain-containing protein, with the protein MNGTSTGSEAAALIERLDWAQSPLGEANDWPQSLRTAVDIVVHSPMPMLLLWGEQLIQLYNDGFALLAGNKHPDALGQPVHTTWPELQGFAAPIYDAVLGGQVRTFSEQCFVLQRNQRDTEIWLDLTYSPVRDESGRVAGILVTAIETNERRSKTLELQQRSEDSLKAQHSTEQRLQLALAATDAVGTWDWDIGEDRFIADAHFAHLHGVDPNDAGLLPISAYLLGVHPEDRGTVTRSIKHCITHGTEYAEEYRLQQADGQVRWVFARGRCYKDPHGRPARFLGAALDLTERKHTEQALRQSQTELQLIINAMPVLIGYVDHEQRFRLNNSAYLDWYGQTPQELYGKTIREVIGDDVYAGRADKIAAALNGKACSFMTVTPHRDGRARHALMKYLPRFSNDGSVNGFYIFVIDETERKLTEEALRHLNENLEERVAQRTQALAEANQRLQNEMFERERAEDALRHAQKMEAVGQLTGGIAHDFNNMLTGIIGSLDLMQRYIADGRSEDIGRFADAAVTSAHRAAALTHRLLAFSRRQSLDRRPTDPNQLVASLEDLFRRTKGAHITLNVQLGKDIWPVNTDASQLENALLNLVINARDAMPDGGELLIETANSYLDGTDITTLEPVKAGDYVMLGVRDNGSGMAPKILAKAFDPFFTTKPIGQGTGLGLSMIYGFAQQSGGHVTIQSEPGQGTCVRLYLPRLHGTALESSLPASLGEAPVALAGEAVVVVEDDPAVRMLVVNVLDELGYTAHQAADARAALPLLESDLRVDLLVTDVGLPGMNGRQLAEIARQHRPGLRVLFMTGYAEKAAERQGFLEDGMDMVAKPFSIDLLATKIRSMIGVEA; encoded by the coding sequence ATGAATGGAACATCCACCGGTAGCGAGGCCGCTGCACTGATCGAGCGGCTGGACTGGGCGCAAAGCCCCCTCGGTGAGGCCAATGACTGGCCGCAAAGTCTGCGCACCGCCGTGGATATCGTGGTGCATTCGCCCATGCCGATGCTGCTGCTCTGGGGCGAGCAACTCATCCAGCTCTACAACGATGGCTTCGCCCTGCTGGCCGGCAACAAGCACCCCGACGCCCTCGGCCAGCCGGTACACACCACCTGGCCGGAACTGCAGGGCTTTGCCGCGCCGATCTACGACGCGGTGCTCGGTGGCCAGGTGCGGACCTTCAGCGAGCAATGTTTCGTGCTGCAGCGCAACCAGCGCGACACTGAAATCTGGCTCGACCTGACCTACAGCCCGGTGCGCGATGAAAGCGGCCGCGTGGCCGGCATCCTGGTCACCGCCATCGAAACCAACGAGCGGCGCAGCAAAACCCTCGAACTGCAGCAGCGTTCCGAAGACAGCCTCAAGGCCCAGCACAGCACCGAGCAGCGCCTGCAGCTGGCACTGGCGGCGACCGACGCGGTGGGCACCTGGGACTGGGACATCGGCGAAGACCGCTTTATCGCCGACGCGCATTTCGCTCACTTGCATGGCGTCGACCCGAATGACGCCGGCCTGTTGCCCATCAGCGCCTACCTGCTCGGGGTGCACCCCGAAGACCGTGGCACGGTCACGCGCAGCATCAAGCACTGCATCACCCACGGCACCGAATACGCCGAGGAATACCGCCTGCAGCAAGCCGACGGGCAGGTGCGCTGGGTGTTTGCCCGGGGCCGCTGCTACAAGGACCCGCACGGACGGCCGGCGCGGTTCCTTGGCGCCGCGCTCGACCTCACCGAGCGCAAGCACACCGAACAGGCGCTGCGTCAAAGCCAGACCGAGCTGCAACTGATCATCAACGCCATGCCGGTGTTGATCGGCTACGTCGACCACGAGCAGCGCTTTCGCCTGAACAACAGTGCCTACCTCGACTGGTACGGCCAAACGCCGCAAGAGCTGTACGGCAAGACCATCCGCGAAGTCATCGGCGACGACGTCTACGCCGGACGCGCCGACAAGATCGCCGCCGCGCTCAACGGCAAGGCGTGCAGTTTCATGACCGTCACGCCGCACCGCGACGGGCGCGCGCGCCATGCCTTGATGAAGTACCTGCCGCGCTTCAGCAACGACGGCTCGGTGAACGGTTTCTACATCTTTGTGATCGATGAGACCGAACGCAAGCTTACCGAAGAAGCCCTGCGCCATCTCAATGAGAACCTCGAAGAACGCGTGGCCCAGCGCACCCAGGCACTGGCCGAGGCCAACCAGCGGCTGCAGAATGAGATGTTCGAACGCGAACGGGCCGAAGACGCCTTGCGCCACGCGCAGAAAATGGAAGCGGTGGGCCAGCTCACGGGCGGTATCGCCCACGACTTCAACAATATGCTCACCGGTATCATCGGCAGCCTGGACCTGATGCAACGCTACATTGCCGACGGCCGCAGCGAGGACATCGGCCGCTTTGCCGATGCCGCCGTGACGTCCGCCCACCGCGCCGCCGCCCTTACCCACCGGCTGCTGGCGTTCTCACGGCGCCAATCGCTGGACCGACGCCCCACCGACCCCAACCAGCTGGTGGCGTCCCTGGAGGATCTCTTTCGCCGCACCAAGGGCGCGCATATCACCCTCAACGTGCAGCTTGGCAAAGACATCTGGCCGGTGAACACCGACGCCAGCCAACTGGAAAATGCCCTGCTCAACCTGGTGATCAACGCCCGCGACGCCATGCCCGACGGCGGCGAACTGCTGATCGAAACCGCCAACAGCTATCTGGATGGCACCGATATCACCACCCTGGAGCCGGTCAAGGCCGGCGACTATGTGATGCTCGGGGTGCGCGACAACGGCAGCGGCATGGCGCCGAAAATCCTCGCCAAGGCCTTCGACCCGTTCTTCACCACCAAACCCATCGGCCAAGGCACCGGCCTGGGCTTGTCGATGATCTACGGCTTCGCCCAACAGTCCGGGGGCCATGTGACTATCCAGAGCGAGCCCGGCCAGGGCACGTGCGTGCGCCTGTACCTGCCACGTCTGCATGGCACCGCGCTGGAAAGCAGCCTGCCGGCCAGCCTGGGCGAAGCCCCGGTGGCCCTGGCCGGGGAAGCCGTGGTGGTGGTCGAGGACGACCCGGCGGTGCGCATGCTGGTGGTCAACGTACTCGACGAACTGGGCTATACCGCTCACCAGGCGGCGGATGCCCGGGCCGCGCTGCCGCTGCTGGAGTCGGACCTGCGCGTGGATTTACTGGTGACCGACGTCGGCCTGCCGGGCATGAACGGCAGGCAACTGGCGGAAATCGCCCGCCAGCATCGTCCGGGCCTGCGCGTGCTGTTTATGACCGGTTATGCCGAGAAAGCCGCTGAACGCCAGGGCTTCCTGGAGGACGGCATGGACATGGTGGCCAAGCCATTTTCCATCGACCTGCTGGCCACCAAAATCCGCAGCATGATCGGCGTCGAGGCCTGA
- a CDS encoding peptidylprolyl isomerase, which translates to MKAQARHILVKTSEEAEQLKQRIAKGEAFDVLAKKYSTCPSGKRGGDLGEVRPGQMVGVIDAVIFKKPVKVVHGPIKSKFGYHLVQVFYRD; encoded by the coding sequence ATGAAAGCCCAAGCCCGCCATATCCTGGTGAAGACCAGCGAAGAAGCCGAACAGCTCAAGCAGCGCATTGCCAAGGGCGAAGCGTTTGACGTGCTGGCCAAGAAATACTCCACCTGCCCGTCGGGCAAGCGTGGCGGTGATCTGGGAGAGGTGCGGCCCGGGCAGATGGTAGGGGTGATCGATGCGGTGATCTTCAAGAAGCCGGTGAAGGTGGTGCATGGGCCGATCAAGAGCAAGTTTGGCTATCATCTGGTGCAGGTGTTTTATCGGGATTGA
- a CDS encoding amino acid ABC transporter permease, whose amino-acid sequence MYESPSWLHELWIARETLWAGFQTSIYCSALAILFGTLIGICAGMVLTYGKFWMRAPFRLYVDLIRGTPVFVLVLACFYMLPALGWQISAFQAGAVGLTLFCGSHVAEIVRGALQAIPRGQLEAGKAIGLTFYQSLGYVLLPQALRQILPTWVNSSTEIVKASTLLSVIGVAELLLSTQQVIARTFMTLEFYLFAGFMFFVINYAIEIFGRYIEKRVALP is encoded by the coding sequence ATGTACGAATCCCCCAGTTGGCTGCATGAATTGTGGATTGCCCGGGAGACGCTGTGGGCAGGGTTTCAGACCAGTATCTATTGCTCGGCGCTGGCGATTCTGTTCGGCACCCTGATCGGTATCTGCGCCGGGATGGTGCTCACTTACGGCAAGTTCTGGATGCGTGCGCCGTTTCGTCTGTATGTCGACCTGATTCGCGGCACGCCGGTGTTTGTGCTGGTGTTGGCGTGTTTCTACATGCTGCCGGCGCTCGGTTGGCAGATCAGCGCGTTCCAGGCCGGCGCCGTCGGGCTCACGCTGTTCTGTGGCTCCCACGTCGCGGAAATCGTGCGCGGTGCGCTGCAGGCCATTCCCCGTGGGCAACTGGAAGCGGGCAAGGCGATTGGCCTGACGTTCTACCAGTCCCTGGGCTACGTGCTGTTGCCCCAGGCGCTGCGGCAGATCCTGCCGACCTGGGTCAATTCCTCCACGGAAATCGTCAAGGCCTCGACCCTGCTCTCGGTCATCGGCGTGGCCGAGTTGCTGCTGAGCACCCAGCAAGTCATCGCACGCACCTTCATGACCCTGGAGTTCTACCTGTTCGCAGGCTTTATGTTCTTTGTCATCAACTACGCCATTGAAATATTCGGGCGCTACATTGAAAAGCGGGTGGCCTTGCCATGA
- a CDS encoding amino acid ABC transporter ATP-binding protein, protein MNQLQTTEPLLNIRGLRKQYGAVEVLKGVDLSLQRGNVVTLIGSSGSGKTTLLRCVNLLEEFQGGQITLDGESIGYSDVAGKRVRHPERVIAQHRAMTGMAFQQFNLFPHLTALQNVTLGLLKVKKMPKDEAVSLAEKWLDRVGLLERRNHFPGQLSGGQQQRVAIARAIAMNPSLMLFDEVTSALDPELVGEVLSVIKGLAEEGMTMLLVTHEMRFAYEVSDKIVFMNQGRIEEQGSAKDIFERPQSPRLAEFLKNIRF, encoded by the coding sequence ATGAATCAACTTCAAACAACCGAACCGCTGCTGAATATTCGTGGCCTGCGCAAGCAATACGGGGCAGTGGAAGTGCTCAAGGGTGTCGACCTGAGCCTGCAGCGCGGCAACGTGGTGACCCTGATCGGCTCCAGCGGTTCGGGCAAGACCACCCTGTTGCGTTGCGTTAACCTGCTGGAAGAATTCCAGGGCGGGCAGATAACCCTGGACGGCGAGTCCATCGGCTACAGCGACGTGGCCGGCAAGCGCGTGCGCCATCCCGAGCGCGTGATCGCCCAGCACCGCGCCATGACCGGCATGGCGTTCCAGCAGTTCAACCTGTTCCCGCATTTGACCGCCTTGCAGAACGTGACTCTGGGCTTGTTGAAAGTTAAGAAAATGCCTAAGGACGAGGCCGTGTCGCTCGCGGAAAAATGGCTCGACCGCGTGGGACTTCTGGAGCGTCGCAATCACTTCCCCGGTCAGTTGTCCGGCGGCCAGCAACAGCGCGTGGCGATTGCGCGGGCGATTGCCATGAACCCCAGCCTGATGCTGTTCGACGAAGTGACCTCGGCCCTCGACCCGGAGCTGGTAGGCGAAGTGCTCAGCGTGATCAAGGGACTGGCGGAGGAGGGCATGACCATGTTGCTGGTCACCCACGAAATGCGCTTTGCCTATGAAGTGTCGGACAAGATCGTGTTCATGAACCAGGGGCGCATTGAAGAGCAGGGCAGCGCCAAGGATATTTTCGAACGCCCGCAGTCGCCGCGACTGGCGGAATTTCTCAAGAACATTCGTTTTTAA
- a CDS encoding RidA family protein, translated as MSITRYGAGSTAGGGQPRPFARAVEADGWLYVSGQVPAVDGEIITGGIIEQTRQTMRNVVAILEEAGYELKDVVRVGVWLEDPRDFWSFNKVFGEYFTPEHAPARACVQANMMVDCKVEIDCVAYKKKG; from the coding sequence ATGAGCATTACTCGTTACGGTGCCGGCAGTACAGCCGGCGGCGGCCAGCCACGTCCTTTTGCCCGCGCAGTGGAAGCGGACGGCTGGTTGTACGTCTCAGGCCAGGTGCCTGCGGTGGACGGCGAAATCATCACTGGCGGGATCATCGAGCAAACCCGCCAGACCATGCGCAACGTGGTGGCGATCCTTGAAGAGGCCGGCTACGAATTGAAAGACGTGGTGCGTGTCGGCGTGTGGCTGGAAGACCCGCGGGACTTCTGGAGTTTCAACAAGGTGTTCGGCGAATACTTCACCCCGGAACACGCCCCCGCGCGGGCCTGTGTGCAGGCGAACATGATGGTCGATTGCAAGGTTGAGATCGATTGCGTGGCCTACAAGAAAAAGGGCTAA
- a CDS encoding amino acid ABC transporter permease: protein MNYQLNFAAVWRDFDTLLAGLGLGLQLALLSIAIGCVIGLLMAFAMLSRHRALRIFASVYVTVVRNTPILVLILLIYFALPSLGIRLDKIPSFIITLSLYAGAYLTEVFRAGLLNIPKGLREAGLAIGLGEWRIRAYITVPVMLRNVLPALSNNFISLFKDTSLAAAIAVPELTYYARKINVESYRVIETWLVTTALYVAACYLIAMLLRYLEQRLAIRR from the coding sequence ATGAACTATCAGTTGAACTTTGCCGCCGTATGGCGTGATTTCGACACCTTGCTGGCGGGCCTCGGCCTGGGTCTGCAGTTGGCCTTGCTGTCGATCGCGATCGGCTGCGTGATCGGCCTGCTGATGGCGTTTGCCATGCTCTCCAGGCACCGCGCGTTGCGCATCTTCGCTTCGGTGTACGTGACGGTGGTGCGCAACACGCCGATCCTGGTGTTGATCCTGTTGATCTATTTCGCGTTGCCGTCGCTGGGGATTCGCCTGGATAAAATTCCGTCGTTCATCATTACCCTGTCGCTGTATGCCGGAGCCTATCTGACCGAAGTATTCCGCGCCGGGCTGTTGAACATTCCCAAGGGCCTGCGCGAAGCCGGCTTGGCGATCGGCCTGGGTGAGTGGCGTATCCGCGCCTATATCACCGTGCCGGTGATGCTGCGCAACGTGCTGCCGGCGCTGTCGAACAACTTTATCTCGCTGTTCAAGGACACCTCCCTGGCCGCTGCGATTGCGGTGCCGGAGCTGACCTATTACGCCCGCAAGATCAACGTCGAAAGCTACCGGGTGATTGAAACCTGGCTGGTCACGACCGCGCTCTACGTGGCTGCCTGTTACCTCATTGCCATGCTGCTCCGTTACCTGGAACAGCGTCTGGCGATCCGTCGTTAA